The sequence below is a genomic window from Vicinamibacteria bacterium.
GTGAAGCGCTTGAAGTCCTTGATGAAGTGGGCCTGGTCGTAGTAGCCGCAGTCGAGAGCGATCTCGGCCCACCTTCGCACGTCGGAGGGAGCACGGCCGAAGATGCTCTGGAAGCGTACGATCCTCGTGAAGGTCTTCGGGGAGAGACCGACTCCCGTTCGAAAGCGCCGCTCGAGCTGGCGCGAGCCGACGCCCATGTGACGAGCGATCTCGCTCACCGACACGCGCCCGTCGGCACCGAGAATCCAGGCCGTGACCGAGTCCAGGTCGCGGTCCCCTTCGTTTCCCGCCACAGCATTCCGGAGAACGCGATCGAGCGCGCGGGAGCGGGACTCGGTGGACTGCGAGTCTTCGAGTCCTTCTTCGATCCGGAAGACGCTTTCGGCAGGCACGAAGCGATTCGCGAGCTCGGACATCGGAAGGCGAAAGAACGGATGGGCGCCCGCGGGGCGAAACCGCACGCCGACGAGGTCGACGCGTCCCGTCGGCTGGATCACGATGCATCGATCCATTTGACCGACGAGCATGCGAGGAGGCTGGATCTCGCTCCTCCCGTCGCGGATTAGTCGCCGGATGGGCGCGTTCAAGTTGAGAACGAGCTCCATGCAACCGTCGGGCAGGATGGACTCGGGCGTCGCGGTGGTCGGCGAGCGCGAGCGCAAGAACCAATAGCACTCGATGTGTCGCCCCAGCGAGGGGTGAGGGGATACCTCTCGATACGAGAGGTTCATATGCCGACTTCGGGCTGCGTCATGCCCGCGTGCAAGTAGGCGTGAGCCATGTGCGGCGTATTGAACGCGAAACCGAGCTCTCCCTTGGGATCGACGAGGATGATTCCGCCTCGTCCCCCGGTCCGTGACTCCAAAGTCCGGATGGCCTGCTGAGCCGCTTCCGCGGGCCCAACGCCTGAGGCCATGGCCCCGACGGCTCGATGGGCAAGAACGACGCGA
It includes:
- a CDS encoding helix-turn-helix domain-containing protein: MNLSYREVSPHPSLGRHIECYWFLRSRSPTTATPESILPDGCMELVLNLNAPIRRLIRDGRSEIQPPRMLVGQMDRCIVIQPTGRVDLVGVRFRPAGAHPFFRLPMSELANRFVPAESVFRIEEGLEDSQSTESRSRALDRVLRNAVAGNEGDRDLDSVTAWILGADGRVSVSEIARHMGVGSRQLERRFRTGVGLSPKTFTRIVRFQSIFGRAPSDVRRWAEIALDCGYYDQAHFIKDFKRFTGESPAAFFASDNALTRVFTRAGRKSHPYNTAS